Below is a window of Musa acuminata AAA Group cultivar baxijiao chromosome BXJ3-11, Cavendish_Baxijiao_AAA, whole genome shotgun sequence DNA.
tcatattatgTAATCTCTACTGATTAGTTCAGATCTAACCAGAAATTGTTGTCTTGTTGCAGCCACTCCTTGCCATCGATGTCTGGGAGGTAAATTCTTCTATGAATTATTTTACTTTCACCTTTCCAGATTACTTTGTAACTTGACCGTGATGCAAATTTTGTTTGGCCACACAGCACGCTTACTATCTTGATTACGAGGTCAGTTCCCATAAACTCTGGTTTATGCATGCGCACTTGGAATAAACGAGTAACAGCATCACATTTGAGAGCATTTGTTCTGCAGAATCGAAGAGCTGATTATGTTTCCATCTTTTTGGAAAAACTCGTTTCATGGGAGGTGGTCAGCGATAGGCTTGATGTTGCAATAGAGCGAGCAGCTGAGAGAGCCCGAGAAGATGAAACAAGAAGACAAGAAGACGATGCAGCGGTTACCCACAGTGAAGCGGTGGAGATGTACCTGGATAGTGATACcgatgattcggaggctgaatgaAAACATAATTTTGCAGATAATGTGATGTGAAACTGTAGGAAATTTACCTTGAGTGTGGTGCTGCACGTACCATTTTTTGTTGGGATTGAACTTCTAGCTGGTTTAGCAAGTATATTAATGAGCTAGTCTCAGGAGTGCACGCGACTATGTAATTGAAGAAAGCATACATGTATCCATATGATATTGGCAGCTCTGGTTGTGGTTCTATTTGCCATTTGGTTAATGGAAGTTTTAGTTTGTGTTGGAAATTTAAGATGATTAGTTTCAGTCAAATTGGTCAAGGTTAGCAGGTCAAATACCAATTTAACCAAGTATACATAATCGGATTCTTTCAATTCTTAGCGATATGAAATTATTCtctaaatcttatatatatatatataatttcatacatgaaTATTTTCAATCGTCGTTATCACCTTCTCTTTGGAGGCCAAATTAACGGCCAAAATAATGTCTATTTAATTTTACAAGTGAGGTGATCTTTCTAGATGATTAGAAGTGAGTGGTCCATTGATGTGAGATCATTTGATTGGGTTTGTAGTTCTTTGCTTGTTGGAGTCGATGATCACGGGATTGGTTTCTTCGACCGAGAGGTTTCTTGTAAGATAGAATAAGACAGTAAGGTATCTCCGACAACTTCTCTATCATACTTTAGTTAGTAGGAATGTTTAAAGGTTTCTAAGTTGCAAAAGAGTTTGAAAACAAAACGATAAAATAAATCTAAGATATCAACAAGGTCTTAAGGAATGAGACAAATCAAATTGGCTATGTGATGCCCCTATCCAGACAAAGCACTTTAAAGGTCATAAGAAAGACGACATAAATCTAAGATATCAACTTAGGTAGCATGATAGATTGTTCATAGAGTATGAGAAATAAAATAGACTAATAAAATGAGAAAACAAGATTACAATGTAGAATGATCGATCAAACCCTATGAACAGCACTCGATTTCAAATTGTTCGACGATCCAAAATAAATGTACAAAAGAATTCCCATCCCCAACCGGCCATCCCTAAGTAaaatataattatctttttgataTGTAGTTTTCGATTTTTACGGATTTTGCACATCAATtttcacgacgatgaacatctttttgagatatttgagtttttattttttctgttctTTCACTATACACATTTTTCTACAAGAGATATCGAGTAGCGAAAGAGTCATCGATGTAAATGCTAAGTGGTACAACTCGACAACTACCAATGCAAATACAAAGTGGTGCTGCTTGACAGTTGCATTGATAGTCCTTTCACTACTTGACAACCTCATTGATGCTAATTCAGATGTAGTGTGGCAAAAGGATCGCTTGATAATTACGTCAATGTCAACGTAGCTGCAAAGCAACTCTCACCTCTTATTGTTgctcttctcatccacaatagtcaTCCACAACTCCTAGTAATGCTATCATCCGCCACCActagctaaaacattaaaattatttttttactctttttttttaatgttttcattGATAAAAGCATCAACATTAGGTTAAATAAACATATATGTTttacttttattattatatagataGATGCCATTAAAACTTTTTTAAGTGTAGAGATCGAGATATTAAAGGTAATTAATCTGAGGAGGTAGTATCTAATTAGCCCTTAAGTTGGTGATCCTTTCAACTAATTTAATCACGATCTAATTCACCCaatgtaaattatatattttcaagtcatttataataatttaatcaaaaaaatataaGGATATTTACCAAAATATAATGAAGGAAGTACTATtgcaataatataatattaatactttgagttttttcaaataatattaatttttattttatttttaggtgAAATATTGGCATATCCATATTCACACAAAAAATATTCATGTAAGATTGATACTATCATCATAAAATAATTTACTACTTTTGGGTACAACTATAAGGATATGCAAATcaatatcatcctaccccatcacataattattgaaagtagattttcctttaaaattatctaaatctcataatcaaatatattattatgaatatttttttaatattatttaggattaaatttttaatataattttataaattattgatcCAAATTAACTATAAGACTAATacaacaataattagattttatttataatatataaaatttaattaataaatcatataaaaatataaaaaaattataatttatattttttttaatgtttattaAACCTTTATACTAATTAATCCTGTTTAATTGAGCAGGCTCAAAAATGACTAAACATCAATCCAATTAaatcaatcaaaattaaaattaatcaaaatttgactttCTTCAAATTTGATTAAGACTTGATTGaacgaatttaaatttaattaaatatttaaaatataattatgatcaaatctgatcaaaatatttgattaaaataaatttaattaattaattttataattaaaaaataatttctgaAGAATATGCGCGGGTCGTCGCCACGCCGCAAGCATCATCCGTTGCCACTTGCATGAGGTGCAGTCATCACCACCACCGTGCGTAGCTATCGCTTACACGACCTCTGGAATCCAGCTGACGTCGGCCACGACGGCAATGCTTCTGCAACCGCTGCTCGTGGTTAGCTACAACACTTGTCGATACAGAATACTCAAACCTGCGCACAGCACTAACTGTAGATTTAGCTACGGTGCTTAATCGCGTGGCACTGCGATGAACCATGCGCTGGCATGTACGTAATGGTGTCCACTTAGCTTTCTGTCCTCGGTCGACGTCCGTGCCCCACCCAACAGAGTCTGGAATAGTCAGAGATGGGATCGGGTGAGGTGTGGCAGCAACTGGCTGGCGCAATTAACACTTCCTCTTTCTACAATCCAATCAAATCATGAGATGTTTCGGTAGATTTGTTATCTTGAAATCAGAAATGACTGACTTTAAGTCTTCGTACGATCGAATGGAATCGAAGAGTATCTGCAACGCCGTGGAACTGCTCCGTTGAATCTCCGAAGCTCGCCACCATCGACCGATGAACCAATCACTCTCGAGGTGGGTCCATCTGTCCTGACCACCCGAGCTAGCAACTTTAAGAGTCAAACTGTTCGCTGTCAGCTTTCTTATGGTGCGGCAGCCGTGGGTGGCAATCTCTCACACCTTGGCACAAACGTCGATGTTCTTTTATTGCATGATGACGAGACGTCCGCCGGAGACAGCAGGCTAAATGCTGTCTCCCTCACCTGGACCTCTAGGCCAAGGTTTATGTCTCCACAGTTGAGTATGGGACCTCCGCCATCGTCCGGACCGGGCGGGCTGCCGTCGTTTGAAAGAAGCCAATTTATGGAAGGTGATGTTTTACGTGGCTCAACTTCCGATCTCAAAAAGAATAAGATGGTGTTTTTAGTTTCAATTATGAAACACTTTATGTTTTATGTTAGTGTAAATAACTTTAAACCGTGGTCTCGGGAACAACGCGATCGGGTTCGAATCTGAATGATGGGGATCTTTCTGAGACGGCCTTCGAGTCCGTCGGGATGGTCGTGACGATGTCGTTGTCTCCTCCGagcaggaattcctcacattcacGTCTCacagggaccttcggcttcgctccTGTACAAAGGTCAGGttggggtgctcggcccgacctctTCGACGATCAAATTAGTTGATGTGAAGGGGATTTCAGATGGAGAAGTCCTCTTTCTTCCCTCCTTTCTCTTCCCCCTTCATTCCTCAGAATGTAAGGGTTTTTATAGGAAGAATTaccgttacctgatgtgcctgcttgtAGGGAGTAGGATCGTATTTCTGATAGCGTCTATCATTGACGTGACGTGAGggaccgagcctgagcaggataTTAATGTGTCTCGACAGGCGTTCCAGTCCACGTTGACTGGGTGGCTTATCAAGTTGATAGAGACGAGATGCGTTACCTAACGCAGCTGATGTCACGTGaatcttatcgtaattattatcctcatcacacTTGTTAATCTATGTTTGCAGATCCAACACAAGTTTGGTCGATCATCGTCTGTAATTGGTTCGCAAATCCTACTTTTTCTCGCTGTCTCTGTCTCTCCATTAATCTGCGCTCGGCAGCTGCTGCTCTCTTCCCGGCCTCTTCGAGTTCGTGAAGGACGGTGGTGCGAGTTTTCTGGAGGGAAAGAAGGGTCAAAAGGATTGACAAGAAAGGGTTTAGATGACTGATTGGCTCGGAGAAACAAGCAATTCACTCTCGAGAGCAACGTTCGCAAAGCTTCGTCGGTGGTAGGCCCTTCGACGATCACATCCCATCTCTACCTCCGAACCTCGATGTAAACGGTTAACGCTCCCCCTTTAATGTTATTTAGATTGCCTAATTGAATCGAGGAGTCAATTAGTAGGGTTTTTTTTTAGAGTATAATAATAAAtcctataatttaattttaaaagcaATAAGAACAAAGAAtaacatatttataataaaattttattctttaagAATAGATATATTTGATAATATAAGGTAGAAGGCATTtagatcatttttaagattcaaattATTCGATCAAGTCTCCAATTCTGGCTTTTTTGTCCACTTTTTTTTCCCTcccccaaagaaaaaaaaagattttattcAAGTTAATCTTATATTGTTTCTATTGAAATATTCTGGTAATTAGGATACTATTCCAAAGTTGATGGATCTCATATTCAACTGTATATAAGAGCATATTGCATAGTTTTTGATagatctcatcatattcaaatctACATAGAgcaattaatataataaataaataagaaaaatctaCATTGGTTAGAGAGTTGAAAAAGTCAATGTTGTCCATTAGCACTTGGCAAAATTTCTTAGAGTGAGAAAATAAATAGTCGATTAAATATTAAATGAATTTTAATGCTAGAAGCTTTTTTTGTGTATGTTGAATCTCTCACATGTGTATACAACTTCTCGGCAGGACCAGCGAGCTTATGCCCACCTCACCATCTGCACCTCTTAAGCATTTCCATTGTGTCGTTTGCGAAGAGTCTGACTTTGGGAGAGGGAGTGGGCGAGCCAAATTAATGTTCACCGGTGAGGCGATCGACTAGGCTTTTATACATCATCTTGTTGCACTTCTCATGCATCTATcgtcaacttcttcttcttcttcttcttcttcttcttcttcttcttcttcttcttcataggGCCTGTGTGTGCAACCTTGGGAACCAAAAAGAAGAGGAGGCGAAGAAGCAATGGGTCGAGAGCACGAAGTTCGAGTGAATCGAACCACGGTCGCCGACGAAGCCTCCCTTACGGGAGCCGTGAAGGACTTGGAGGCCGGCGAGTCCTGGCCGTCGCGGGGCGGACCGGATGCAGCGCCAGTAAACCGCCTCAGCAGCCGAGAAAAGGACTCCCTCGCGGCCGTATGCGACGCCTTCCTCCCCTCCATCCATGTCCCCCACGCTCCCCACCAGTCCCTCCGAACCTACTACGCTAACTCCGCGTCCATGATCGGAACACCGGAAGTTGTACGGCCACCACTGGTTCAACAATTCAGCTTTTGGAAGTTGCTGGTTAGCCACCGACCAATAACGAACGTTCACCGTGTGCAGGTGGGAGGGTACTTATCCGAGAGGCTCCAACATCCTCGGCTGTGGCAGCTGAGGCTCGCGCTGTGGCTGCTATCCACGTGGTTCGGCACGTTCATCCTCTGCGGCACGAATAGCCTCTCCTGCCGCTTCCCTTTCTTCCGGAGCTTCCCGGAAGTGGAGGCGGCGCGGCGGGAGGATATCATCCGGTCGTGGTCCATGAGCTGCATCTTCTTGCTTCGGGTGTTGTACAAGGGCTTCAAGGCTATCGTCGTCCTCTTCTACTTCACCCAGGTGAGCgcttcttatcatcgctctgtcaCATTGCCGCTCTGGCGGTCGGAATTAGCTCCACAAAACACATCGAGATGGTTGGGCACGGTAACTAAGCACGGTGCGCAGCTGCAGGACGCACATCAGGTTGATATTGATTTACAAACATTATTAGGTTTTAAGAGATCTTTCTATAAGGACCCAAAAACAAAGTTGACTTTAAAGGATCCAAAGTAAAATGGTCATCCTTTCAGATTCAGCTCGACGTTTTCCTTCCAACAGTGCACTAAATGCCTCTTGCACTAACTTGCTTCTTTTAGTAGTCGATCAAATATACGTGTAGATAAAAGGTTATTTCGTCAAAAATGTATTGAATCGAATTATGTATGGAATGTAACGTAAGCATTCTTATCATCCCATTCTCATTTATTATTTCTCCAACATCATTTTCTTCTTAATTTGCTCAGAAAATTCCaaaataatatatcctttcttctttctttaatataaaaaataaaaccctttttttttttgtgttcgaCATCAGAACAGTACTGCTCATTATTCTGCATCGAGTCGGATATAAGTTCCTTGAGTTGAGATTTGGCTTAAAATATCTCTCTATGATTTATACCGTATATGAAACAAATCTCATAATGACAAAAGTTCCACTGTTATTTACCATTACAAGATCTAACTCCAGATGATCATGGGCAGCTGAACGAGAAGAATGAGAACCCCGCTTGGGAGGCGATTGGCTACGTCGGGCCCGATCCTAAGCGGGCAATTAAGAGCagctcggaggaggaggaggaggaggaggaggaggaggagggagcacGATACGGGCCGCTCTACAAGGCACTGGTACACATGGCGGGCCCAAAGGATGTCCTCTGCACGTCCCTGTCCAGAGCTGGCCTCTCCCTCGTCACCTCCCAAAGCCAACCTGACGGCTTGAAGAGCAAACCCCTTCCTACCATCTACTGCGACGCTGTGGTCGTTGGATCAGGGTCCGGCGGCGGGGTGGTCGCTGGAGTCCTGGCCAAGGCTGGCTTTAAGGTCGTCGTCCTGGAGAAAGGTGGCTACCACGCCCGGACCAATCTCACCCTGCTCGAGCGCCACACTCTGGATCACATGTACGAGGGCTGCGGCGTCCTCACCACAGAGGACTTGGGAGTGTTCATCCTCTCTGGCTCCACTGTCGGTGGCGGTTCGGCGGTCAATTGGTCGGCGTCCATTCGCACCCCGGACCACGTGATATCCGAGTGGCGGCATGAGCACGGGCTGGAGCTCTTCGACAGCGACGTCTACGCTGAGGCCTTGGACGCCGTAAGTGGTCGCATGGGCGTCCAGTGCGAAGTCCGCCACGAGAGCCTCGCCAACGCCGTCCTTCGGAGGGGGTGCGCCGAGCTCGGATACCCGGTGCAAACGGTTGGGCAGAACGCGCCGCCCGACCACGACTGCGGCTGGTGTTGCTTCGGGTGCAGGGACGGGAGCAAGAAAGGGACGTCTGAGACGTGGCTCGTTGACATGGCTGAGTCAGGAAACGGCGTGATCATTCCGGGTAGCAGAGCCCTCAGGGTTCTGCACGCGGACGCGGGAAGGAACAAGAACGTCGCCGCCGGGGTCGTCTTCGAGTTCAGGGATGGCTGGAGGGGGAAGAAGGAAAGGTGCATCATCAGGTCCAAGGTGACCGTCGTCGCATGCGGGGCACTCAACACGCCGGTGCTACTGAAGAAGAGTGGCCTTCGGAATGCAAACATCGGGAGGCACCTCCACCTCCATCCGGTGGTGATGTCGTGGGGCTACTTCCCCGAGTCCGATTCGAGGTGGCAGCCGAGCAAAGAGAACCAGGAGAAGATCACCAGTTACGAAGGCGCGATCCTCACGACGATGTCGACGGTCGTTTCCAACTTCGCGACGTCCGGGTACGGCGCGGTGATCCAGACGCCGGCACTGCACCCGGGGTTGTTCTCAGTGGCCACCCCGTGGTTGTCCGGTGCCGACTACAAGGACAGGATGGCGCGGTTCTCGCGCACCACCCACATATTTGCCCTGGCCAGGGACAGAGGGTCCGGCACGGTGGACGCATCGGGATGCATCCGGTATCGCTTGGGGGCGGCGGACGAGAAGAACCTTCAGAGGGGACTGGAGAAGATCCTGCGTATCATGGCAGCCGCAGGGGCAGAGGAGATCGGGACGCAGCACTGCCATGGCGACCGGCTAAACGTCAGGTCGGCGAGCTCGCACCAGTTCGAGAGGTTCGTGAAAGCGACAAGCGGGAAAGATCTGATGGATCTGTCGACGCCGGTCTACTCGGCTCACCAGATGGGGAGCTGCCGGATGGGTATACATCCGAGGACGTCGGCCGTGAACTCCCGGGGGGAGACGTGGGAGGTGGAGGGGCTGTTCGTGGCGGACGCCAGCGTGCTCCCCACGGCGCTCGGGGTGAACCCCATGGTCACCGTGCAGGCGATCGCCTACTGCACCGCGCACTCGGTTCTGGAGGAGCTGAGGAGGAGGACGAAGCGCGAGAATAATCACAAGAACTGATACAGAGGATATTACCGTAATTATGTATCCTGTAAGGATTATTTCGGCTAATTACATATCATATCtaataatcaataaaaatatcataGAATTTATCACTGAACACATACTGATTCAACCTCTCTTCAGTTTATCATTGAGCACACGTAGTATTTCTGTCTATAGAATCGATACGgtaagaaaatataaaattaaatattttactttcataaatataagaatcggaatgtaactttttaaagtatgaaatcgagatactaaagataactaattattaagatactaaagataagtatgataagaaaaaagaaacatagaaatacaaatatcatattaataaaatttgaagaaataatattcttgatttaaattgaaaaataatctTCTTCTCTTTTGTTCATTTTATTTTGTTGATGGACCTAAAAGCTCTACAACATCTTCAAtcagaatttatattttttaatcataatcataatttgatttcttttaattttttacattagtttcttaatctagaaaattaaattaaaatattctaGATG
It encodes the following:
- the LOC135652436 gene encoding long-chain-alcohol oxidase FAO4A-like; translated protein: MGREHEVRVNRTTVADEASLTGAVKDLEAGESWPSRGGPDAAPVNRLSSREKDSLAAVCDAFLPSIHVPHAPHQSLRTYYANSASMIGTPEVVGGYLSERLQHPRLWQLRLALWLLSTWFGTFILCGTNSLSCRFPFFRSFPEVEAARREDIIRSWSMSCIFLLRVLYKGFKAIVVLFYFTQLNEKNENPAWEAIGYVGPDPKRAIKSSSEEEEEEEEEEEGARYGPLYKALVHMAGPKDVLCTSLSRAGLSLVTSQSQPDGLKSKPLPTIYCDAVVVGSGSGGGVVAGVLAKAGFKVVVLEKGGYHARTNLTLLERHTLDHMYEGCGVLTTEDLGVFILSGSTVGGGSAVNWSASIRTPDHVISEWRHEHGLELFDSDVYAEALDAVSGRMGVQCEVRHESLANAVLRRGCAELGYPVQTVGQNAPPDHDCGWCCFGCRDGSKKGTSETWLVDMAESGNGVIIPGSRALRVLHADAGRNKNVAAGVVFEFRDGWRGKKERCIIRSKVTVVACGALNTPVLLKKSGLRNANIGRHLHLHPVVMSWGYFPESDSRWQPSKENQEKITSYEGAILTTMSTVVSNFATSGYGAVIQTPALHPGLFSVATPWLSGADYKDRMARFSRTTHIFALARDRGSGTVDASGCIRYRLGAADEKNLQRGLEKILRIMAAAGAEEIGTQHCHGDRLNVRSASSHQFERFVKATSGKDLMDLSTPVYSAHQMGSCRMGIHPRTSAVNSRGETWEVEGLFVADASVLPTALGVNPMVTVQAIAYCTAHSVLEELRRRTKRENNHKN